Within the Dechloromonas denitrificans genome, the region TCGTCAGCGCTGCACTGCGGGCGTGCTGGAACTTCGGCGAACTGCTCGTCCAGGTGGCGGTCTTGGTGCTCAGTTTCCGGTTGCTGCCGCTGGCTTCGCCGTCGATTTCCGGGAAGAAGGCGGCACCGGCCTCGCGGGCCAGGGCGTTGGCCTGTTCGAGACGGGCAATCGCAGTGCGCAGGTCGGCGTTATTCGCGAGTGCCTGATCGACCAGTTCATTCAGCGTGGCATCGGCGAACAGCGACCACCACTGCGCGTCGACCGCGCTGTTCGACGCGGCATCTTGCTGGACAGCGGCAGGGGCCGCTTCCCTGAAGGTGGCGGGCAGCCAGTTGCTCGGTCGCAGGTAATCCGGGCCGATGGCGCAGCCGCTCAGGGCAAGGGCTGTGGCCAACGCCGCGGCGAGGCGGATTTTCGGCAGGGTGGGAGGCAGGGTACGCATCTTAGTTTTCCTCCGCGTGGGCGACATCGTCGTGGCCGGCCGGCAGTATCTGCTTGCCGCGCTCCAGCCACATGAAGAAGAGGGGAATGAAAATCGTGGCGATGAAGGTGGCGGCGATCATCCCGGCGAAGACGCCGGTCCCCATCGACTGGCGGGCCGCGGCGCCGGCCCCGCTGGCCTTGACCAGCGGGAAGACGCCGAGCACGAAGGCGAGCGAGGTCATGACGATCGGCCGCAGGCGCAGGCGGGCGGCTTCCAGCGCGGCATCGACGACGTTCATCCCTTCGGCGTACTTCTGGGCGGCAAATTCGACGATCAAGATGGCGTTTTTCGAGGCCAGCCCGATCAGCACGACGAGGCCGATCTGGAAGTAGATGTCGTTCGGCATGTTGCGCAGCCAGATCGCGGTCAGCGCACCCATCAGCGCGAAAGGCACAGCCATGATGACGGCCAGCGGCAGCGACCACTTTTCGTACTGGGCGGCGAGGATCAGGAAGACCATGATGATGGCGAAGCCGAAGGCATAGAGCGACGAGCCCGAGCTGCGTTTTTCCTGGAAGGCCTGACCGGTCCATGAAATTTCGAAGCCGCTGGGCAGCGTGGCGGCAGCCACTTCCTCGACGATCTTGATGGCGTCGCCGGAACTGATGCCGGGCTTGCTGTCGCCCATGATTTTGGCGGCGACGAAGCCGTTGAAGCGCTCGACCTGCTCCGGACCGACGACGTTCTTCACCTTGCTGATCGCCGACAGCGGAATCATTGCCTGGGTTGTCGTGCTGCGGACGTAGATCTTGCCGAGATCCTCCGGTTTCATCCGGTAGCTGGCCTCGGCCTGCAACTGCACGCGATAGACCCGCCCGGCCTTGTTGAAGTCATTGACGTAGAGCGCGCCCATCGTGCTTTGCAGGGCTTCATAGACGCTGGTCAGCGGGATGCCGAGGGCGAGCACCTTCGGTTCGTCCACTTCGACGAACAGTTGCGGCACGGTCGGCCGGAAGAAGGTGGAGATACGGGTGAACTCAGGGTGCTTCTGCAATTCGGCCATGAATGCCTGGGCCACCTCGTTGAGTCGCTTGGTATCGCCATCGACGCGGTTTTGCAGGTAAACCTCGAAACCGCCGGCCGAACCCAGGCCCATGATCGGTGGCGGGTTGAAGACGAGCGCCATGCCGTCCGGCTGCATCATGCCGATACCCATGAACTTGCCGGCCAGATCCTGCGCCTTGGCTTCGCGCTCGCTCCAGTCCTTGAGCGGAATGAAGATGGTGCCGGCGTTGGGCTTGTTGCCGCCGCCGATCAGGTCGAAGCCGGAGACGACGAAAGTGTGCCGGACGGCCGGATCGCTGCCGATCATCTTGCGGATGTTCTCGCCGGTCTGCTCGGTGCGCTTCAGGGTTGCGCCATCGGGTAGCATCAGTGCCGAAATCAGGTAGCCCTGGTCTTCGGCCGGGACGAAGCTGCCGGGGATGATGCGGAAGAAAAAGACCGTCACGCCGATCACCAGCGCGAATATCACGCCGCCAATGATGCCGTGCTTTAGCGTCAGGCCGACCGTCGTGGTGTAGGAACGGGTAAAGCGCTCGAACAGGCGGTTGAACGGCGCAAACAGCTTGCTTTCCGTATGCTGCGCCTTGAGCAGCAGGGCGCACAGCGCCGGCGTCAGGGTCAGCGCGACGACGCCGGAAAGAACGACGGCGACCGCGACGGTGACTGCGAACTGTTTGTAGAGCTGGCCGGCAATGCCGCCCAGGAAGGCGACCGGAATAAACACCGCGCAGAGCACCAGGACGATGGCGACCAGGGCGCCCTGAACCTGGTGCATGGCCTTGATGGCGGCATCCCGGGGCGACAGCTTTTCCTCGGCCATCAGGCGTTCGACGTTCTCCAGCACGACGATGGCATCGTCGACGACGATGCCGATGGCCAGCACCATCGCGAACAGCGTCAGCGTATTGATCGAGAAACCGAACAGCCAGAGGCCGGCAAAGGTGCCGATCAGCGAGATCGGCACGGCGACCATCGGGATCAGTGTGGCCCGCCAGCTTTGCAGGAAGATATAGACGACGGCCAGCACGAGGACCATGGCTTCGATCAGGGTCTTGACCACTTCATTGATCGAGGCGGAAACGAAGCGCGTGGTATCGAAAGGCGTGATGTAACCCATGCCCTCCGGGAATTTCGTTTTCAACTCCTGCATCTTGTTCTCGACCAGCTTGGCCACTTCCAGCGCGTTGGCACCGGTCTGCAGGAAAACGCCCATGCCGATGGTCGGCTTGCCGTCCACCTTGACGCTCTGGTCGTAGCTGTAGGCGCCGAGTTCGATGCGGGCGATGTCCTTGAGATAGAGCACGCCGTTCGGGCCGCTGGCGCGAATGACGATGTTGCCGAACTCTTCCGGGGTCAGCAGGCGGCCCTTGGCGGTCACCGTGTAGGCCAGCATCTGGTCGCTTGGTGCCGGTTGTTGGCCGATCTTGCCGGCGGCATTCTGGGCGTTCTGGGCGCGAATCGCCGCGGCGACTTCGCTCGTCGTCAGACCGAGCTGGGCCATCCGGTCCGGCTTCAGCCAGACGCGCATCGAGTAGTCCTGGGCACCGAAAATGATGACGTCGCCGACGCCCTTGACCCGTTTCAACTCGTCGACAATGTTCAGGCTGGCGTAGTTGGACAGGAAAAGCGTGTTGAAACGGTTTTCCTCGGACTCCAGCGCGATGACTTTCAGAATGTCGTTCGAGCGCTTCTGGACGATCACGCCGTTACGCCGCACTTCTTCCGGCAGCCGTGGTTCGGCCGCCTTGACGCGGTTGTTGACGTTGACCGAGGCGGCATCGACATTGGTGCCGACCTCGAAGGTGGCGGTGATGGTCAGCGAGCCGTTGGCCGAGGCCGAGGAGGTGAAATAAAGCAGATTCTCGACCCCGTTCAACTGCTCCTCGATTGGTGCAGCGACCGTCTTGGCCAGCGTTTCAGCCGAAGCGCCCGGGTAGGTGGCGGTAATCAGTACCGTCGGTGGGGCGATCTGCGGATATTGGGCGATCGGCAGCACCTGGGCGGCGACCAGCCCGGCGATGACAATGATGATCGAGATGACCGACGCAAAAATAGGTCGGTTGATGAAGAATTTTGACATGGCGACCCCTTAGCCCTTGGCCGCCGGCTTGGCAGCACTTTCCGCAGCCGGCGCGCCAGGCGCCGCAGGGGCGGCGGGCGGGTGCGGGGCGACCGGTGCACCGGGACGCAGCTTGATCAGGTTGTCGATGATCACCTTGTCGCCGGCTTTCAGTCCGCCGAGGATGACCCAGTCCTTGCCGTACCACTCGCCGGCTTGTACCGGGCGTGGCGCAACCTTGTCGCCTTCGCCGACCAGCATCAGGATCGGGCCTTGCTCGGTTTGCACCACGGCCGATTGCGGCACCAGGAAGACGCCGTCGCGCTCGCCGGTGAGCAGGCGGATGCGGACGAACTGGCCGGGCAGCAGTTGGTTGTCGCGGTTCTCGAATTCGGCCCGCAATTGCTGGGTGCCGAGCGTGGTGTCGATGTTGCTGGCCAGGAAATTCAGTTTGCCGGGCTTCGGATAGACCGTGCCATTGCCCTGGATCAGTTCGACCCCGCTGACATTAGTAGCAGTGACCCGGCCGTTCGGCAGCTTGGCCAGATCGCTGTCACCCAGACTGAAACTGACCCAGATCGGATTGCTCTGATAGACCGATGTGAGCAGGCTGTCGGCACCGATGCTGATCAGGCTGCCTTCCGACTTCGTGGCCCGGCCGGTGGTGCCTGCCACCGGGGCGGTGACGGTCGTCCAGGACAGGTTCAGCTCGGCCTGATGCAGTGCCGCCTGGGCAATGGCATTGGCAGAAACGGTGTCGTCGTATTCGCGTTGACTGATTGCCTTGGCATCGATCAGGCCTTTCAGCCGATGCATTTCGCGGCTGGCCTGCTCGGCCTTGGCCTTGGCGTCGGCCAGTGCGATTTCGTAGGTCGAACGGTCAATCTGGAACAGTGGTTGGCCAGCCTTGACCGTCTCGCCTTCCTGATAAAGGCGCTTGACGAGAATGCCGCCAACCCGGGCGCGCACTTCGGTTTCGCGCGCCCCTTCGGTTTGCGCCATGACTTCGATGGAGGACGGTACGCGCTGCGGCTGGACTTCGAGCACGGTGACCGGCATCGGACCCATTGCCGGGGCGGCGGGCTTTTTGTCCGAGCAGCCGGCGAGCAGCGCGGCGCTGAGGGCGGTGGCCCCGATGATGAGTGACAGGGCTTTGCGCCGCGGCAGGTTTCCGGAAGTCATTGGGGTACTCCATTGAGAGTTATTTTGAGCTATTATATACAATCACGAATGTATGTAAATTTCTTTCGGCGATCAACCGATCGACTTGAGATGTTTGCAGAGGCCGAGTGATGCGACTGGGCCGAGAGGGAGACAATGGCTAGAAAAACCAAGGAAGATGCGGAGAAAACCCGCAAGGACATCATCGATTCGGCGCGTGCGGTATTTCACCAGTGCGGCGTCAGCCGGTCAACACTGGACAAGATCGCCAAGGAAGCCGGTGTCACGCGCGGGGCGGTGTACTGGCATTTCAAGGACAAGGCCGAGTTGTTCTTTGCCATGCGTGATGATGTCTTTGGGCCGATGGTCCAACGGACCGATGCGCTGATGCAGTCCGAGGCCTATGACAATCCGCTCGATGCCATCGAGGCCTCGTTGAAGGATTTTTACCGAATGCTGGATGACTGTGCGGCACTGCGCGAGGTTTTTGAAATCATGATCTCGCGTTGCGAATATGTCGATGAGTTCGCCAGTGTGCAGGAGGATGTTTCCCGTCCGGCCAAGGAATTCCTGGAAAAAATGGAGCGGGTCTATCGCCGGGCTGCTGAACAGGGTTTTTTGCGCGAAGGCCTCGAACCGTCGGCGGCGGCCCGCGATACCTGGGCGTTTGCACGCGGCTTGCTGTATCTGATGCTCGGTTGCCAGAGAGATTCCGATCTCGACCGGCAGATCCCGCAGATGGTTACGGCACACATGGCCTTGCGCCGCCGGGGATGAACCCGGACGCTGCCGACTCGGCTGAACTTACCTCGCCCGGTCGAGATCAGCCCGGTTTTTCTCATCGACATAGATGCCGGTTTCCCCGGGGCGGCTGCTGGCGAAACAGCTGACTTCGACGTTGGCCAGAGGTTTGGCCTTGTGCAGCACGGCAATGGCGCAACGGCCGAAAACGCTGTCGATGGTGGCCAGCAGGTTGCGGGCATAAGGGCTTTCCAGCTTGCCGTCGAGGATCAGGTTAGCCAGCAGGATGCCGTCCGGCTTCAGCACGCGCCGGGTGCCGGCCCAGAATTCGCGGGTCACGAGGTGGCTGGGGATCGAGGTGTGCGAGCTGTAAACATCGACCACCACGGCATCGAAGCGCCGCTCGCTGGTCGCAACGAAGCGGCGGGCATCGTCGACGATGAATTCGCCACGCGCCGGTTCGTGCAGGAAGTATCGCTCGGCGATCTCCCTGATCGCCGGGTCGATATCGACATAGGTGTAGCGATTCAGCGGCTCCCGGTGGGATAGCGTGAAGCCGCCGGCGCCGAGAACGAGTATTTCCTTGTCTTTGAAACCGAGATCGTCGAGCAGGATCTGCCGCAGGTGCTTGATGTAGCGCGTGTAATTGGGCGGTTGCGAATCGTCGAGTAGTGAGGCGACCGATTTGTTCACCCACAAGGCGCGAGGGTTTTGCTGGCCCGGCAGGTCGACATTGCCGACGATGTATTCGGCGTAGGCGGTATCGGCGGTTACCGGATGCTGCAGGTTGACCGCAGCGGCGAGGGCAGCGGTCGCCAGCGAGAAAAAGACCGTTTTCCACTGCAACCCGGTGAGTAGCAGCGTGCCGATCAGTAGCCCCAGCGCGCAGGCGAAAGCGGCGGCGGAAACGCCGAGCCACTGCATGACCAGTAGCGACAGGCTGAGCGAGCCGAGAAAGGAGCCGAGGGTGGACCAGTAGAGCGCCATGCCGCTCGCCTCGCCGGTGCGCTGATGCTTCATCAGGTTGGTCAGGATGGGCACGGTCTGGCCGAGCAACCAGGCCAGCGGGCAGAGCACGCCGCCGATGAAGAAGAGGTAGGCGATCCAGGCCGGTTGCAGGTGGGCGAACAGCCCATCGACGGTGACGCCGGCCAGACCGAGGCCGGCCAGACCGGCTGAGATCAGGAAATTGCGGGCGACGACCGCCGGATAGTTGGCCGCCACCTTGGCGCCGGAGGCGTAGCCGAGAGCCAGGGCGAGCAGGAAGAAGCCGATGGTCGGCGCGGTGACGACGATGGAACTGCCGATATGCGGCACCAGCCGGCGCAGTGCGATGACTTCGGCGCCGAGCGAGCAGAAGCCTTCGATGAAGACGATGGCGTAGATCAGCTGACGGCGCATCAGGCCGGTCGCCGGAATTTCTGCCACAAACTCCAGCTGTAAACGAAAAGGCCGAGCCAGATCAGGGCGAAACTGATCAGCCGCTCCGTCTGCATCGGTTCGCCGAAGATCCACACGGCGGTGACGAATTGCAGGGTCGGATTGATGTACATCAGCATGCCCAGGGTGGCCAGGCCGAGGCGCTGGGTGGCGGCGGCGAAGGCCATCAGCGGAAAGGCAGTGACGATGCCGGCGCCGATCAGCAAGGCGGCAGTAGCGGTGTCGTGGGTGGCAAAAACCAGATGGCCGTTGTCCGCCTGCCAGAGCGCGTAGATGCCGCAGATCGGCAGCATCGCCAGCGTTTCCAGCCAGAGACCGGACAGCGGGTCGACCGGCACCTGCTTGCGCACCAGCCCGTAGGTGCCGAAGGTGGCGGCGAGCAGGAGCGAAACCCAGGGCAGGCTGCCGAGGGTGATGATCTCGTTGGCGATCGCGGCAATGGCGAAGGCGACCGAAATCCATTCCAGCCGGTTCAGGCGCTCCTTGAGTACGAAGAGGCCGAGCAGGACATTGATCAGCGGCGTCAGGAAATAGCCGAGGCTGGACGCGACGACCTGCTGATTGGCGACCGCCCAGAGAAAGATCAGCCAGTTGCTGCCGACCAGCAGGGCGGCCAGCGTCAGCATGGCGAACTGGCGCGGCGTTCGGAAAACCGCGACCACTTTCGACCAGCTGCCGCGCAGCGTCAGCAGGATGCCGACGAAGACGCAGGCCCAGACGGCACGATTGGACAGCACATCCATCGGCAGAATGTGCGTCAGCTGCCGAAAATAGAGCGGGAAAAAGCCCCAGATGACGTAAGCCAGCAGGCCGAAGCCGATACCGGCCAGCTGGCTTTGCCGTTGCATGTCTTCAGCGCCCGCGACGCAGCATGGCCAGCGCGGCCGAGCGGTAATCGCGGCGATAGAGCACGATCAGCACCAGGATGGCCAGCGTGGCCAGGGCCAGCGGATGGAGCAGCCAGCCGGAAGCGGCCAGGCCGAAGTAATAGGCACGGATGCCGCGATTGAAATCGTCGCCGGCCAGATTGTTGGCGATCGCCAGTTGGTGGGCGTAAGTGTCGATCCCGGGCTCGCCGGCCTTGCCCAGCGGTGCGGCCCCGACGAGGATGGAAAGTAGGTTGAACTGGCGCAGCGACCAGGTGAATTTGAAATAGGCAAAGACGAAGGAAGCCAGCAGCAGCATCAGCTTGATTTCGAGCAGTTCGCGGTTGCCGGCGCCGCCGAAAGGCAACTCGGTGGTGAAACTGAGGAGCCGGTCGGAAGCGCCGAGCGCCGCGACCAGGCCGGCGATGATGTAGATGGTGGTGTTGGCGTAAAAGGAGACGCTGGTCACCAGGTTGCCGATCAGCGTCGAATCCATCACCCGGTTGTCCCGTTCCAGCATGCGGAAGGCCCACAGCAGGCGATAGCTCTGGCTGGTTCCGATCAGGCCGGCGGAGCCGCTCTGGCTATGCTCGGAAAACCAGGCATAGCCGGCCCAGCAGGCAAAGAAAATGGCTATCGAAAGCCAGTCGATCGCGGTGAGGTGGGGGAGCGCGTGCATGGGCCGGAGTTTGCCACAAGGCAGCCGGCGCGTGGGCTGCCTTGGCGGGACGTCAGATTTTGAAGCGCTCGACGGTGGCCCGCATGCTGTTGGTCAGATCGCGGATATTGGCCGCTTCGCTGGCCGAGATGCCGACGCTGACGCTGCTTTCTTCGGAAGCCTGGGCGACCTGCTCGACCTTCTGGGCAATGTCGTAACTGGCGGCACCCTGCTCATGCATGGCCTCGTCGATATCGGCAAAGACGCGCTGGACCTCGCTGTTGGCGCTGCGAATCGCGGCAATCGCCTGGCCGGCCCGGTTGGCCAGCTCCGAGCCGTTTTCCAGCCGGCTGATGGCGCCGTCCATGGCGAGCACGGCGCTCTTCGACCGGCTCTGGATGTCGCCGATCATGCCGCCGATCTCGCCGGTGGCCTTGCTCGTCCGTTCGGCAAGCTTGCGCACCTCGTCGGCCACCACCGCGAATCCGCGTCCCTGTTCGCCGGCCCGGGCCGCCTCGATGGCGGCATTCAGGGCGAGCAGGTTGGTCTGGTCGGCGACATCCTTGATCACCTGTACCACCGAGGAGATGCGATCGGAGTGCTGGCCCAGTTCGCTGATCGTCGCGCCGACGCTGCGTACCTCGACGGCGATAGCGGCCATCGCGGAAACCGCGCTGCCGATCACGCTGCCCCCGGTTTCCGAGTGCTCGCCGGCCTGGTTGGCCAGGGCCAGGGCCTCGCGGGTGTGGTCGGATACCGAGGTGATGCTGACCGAAAGTTCTTCCAGCGAGGCCGCCATCGATGACGACGACTCGCTGGTCGCCGCCGACGCCTGAGCCGCCTGGCTGGCGGCCTGGGAGAGCGTGGCCGTCGCTTCGTCGACCTTGATGATTTCATGACGGACGGCGCCCAGGCTTTGCTGCAACGCCTTGAGCAAATCGTTGAACGCTTCGGCCGTCAGTCCGACCTCATCCCGGCTGCGGATCCGAATGCTGCCGGTGAAATCCTTGTCGCGCGCGGCACGGGTGATCAGCGCCTGCATCTCGTCGAGCGGCAGGGTGATCGAACGGATGGTGTGAACGGCGATGAGCAGGCCGATCAGCAGGCCAAGACCCAGCGTGACCACGGAGATCCAGATGAAACGCCGGTTCTGGACGGTCGAGGTTTCGTAACTTGCCTTGACCGCCTTTTCCTGCGCCTCGGCGATGCTGCGCATCAACGGGTTTATTTTGGCTTCAAACTGGGCGTTGGCCTTCAGAAAATGCGCCACGGTGGCGGCCGAATAGTCGCTGTTGACCAGCGCCGTCATCGTTGGCTGGACGACTTCGCTGGCATAGCGGGCGTAGAGCGGCTCGAATTCCTGGAAAAGCTTCAGTTCCTCGCTATCCGGCAGCAGATTGGCTTTGAAGGAAACGAAGGTCTCGTCCATCCATTTCAGGTTCTTCTCGATCACTTCAAGGTGCGCGCTGACCGGGTGGTCGTGCAGCTTGGCATAGTCAGTGCCGGGGTTGTGCTGCATGGCCCGGAATATCTGGCCGCTGTTTTCAACGACCAGGCGACGAATCCGGGCCAGTTCGCGCATCGGCACTGCCTCGTGCTTGAAAATCGATTCGATTTCGGCCTCGGCGCTGCGGGCAATGTAGAAACTGATGCTGCCGGTGACGATCAGGGCTGCGGCAAGAAATGTGACGAGCGCAATCAGGCGCCCACGAATGCTCATGCTGAACATGATTATTCCCCTTCTTGAGGTTATGGATATTTTGTAACCTCAATTTACACCGTTAAGCGTTCTGGATATACCGTGCTATCGTCCGCGTCCCTTCAGGGAGCGGACGTCGAGGACGACGCTGTCGAGTGTCTCGCCCGCGCCGTTTTCCAGCGTCAGACGGTGTCGTCCCGGTTGCGGCAGCCAGCGGGAGTTGGTACCGGCGGTTCCAAGTCGTTGTCCGTCGATGCGCCAGATCCAACCTGGGGCGGCCGGGGCCGAGAGGCGGAGCGGTATCCGTTGCAGGTGGGGCGGAATGTCGGGGTCGAGAGCGATGATGCTGCCGGCCGCCGGGTAGCTGATGCGGGCCAGCGCACCGGCCTGGGCGGCGCGGATCACCGGCATTTCGCTGCCGGCGACGAACCATTCGTCACGCGGCGGCTCGTGCGGTGGCACAAAGCGGATCGGTATCCGCACGATCCCGGCCGGTGCGGCCGGCGGCCGGCTGCTCTGGCGGGGGCGGCCGTTGGTCGTCTCGCCGCGGTGCAGCCAGTCCATCACCTCGCGCCATACCGGCGCCGCCCCGGACATGCCGGAAACATCGTGCATCGGGCTGCCGCCGGCATTGCCGACCCAGACGGCGACTGTGTAACGAGGCGAATAGCCGGCGCACCAGTTGTCGCGCATGTCCTTGCTGGTGCCGGTCTTGACGGCAGCCCAATACGGCGTGGCCAGCCAGGATTCGAGGCCGAAGGTGGCGGCACGGGCGCTGCGGTCGGCCAGGATGTCGCCAATCAGAAAAGCGCTGGCCGGCCGATAGGCGGCGTGCACCTTGCCGCTGAAAACGCCCGCGCAGCCTTGGTTTCGGCAGGGCTGTGCGGGCGGAACCTGGCCCGGCGTGGCGCGCAGCGGCGACCAGACGCCGCCGTTGGCCAGCGTCCGGTAGCCGTTGGCCAGCATCAGCAGCGAAATGTCGGCCGAACCGAGGGCCAGGCTGTAACCGTACCAGTCGCCGCTTTCCGTCAGGCTGGCGAAGCCGGTCTCTTTCAGGCGCTGCTGGAAGCGGTCCGGCCCGAGGCGGACGAGCGTTTTGACGGCCGGCACATTCAGCGAGCCGGCCAGCGCGCGGCGCGCCGAGACCCAGCCCTGGTAATGCGCTTGATAATTTTGCGGGGTGTATAGACCGTTGCCGGTATCGAGGCTCAGCGGAGCATCTTCGATCAGCGAGGCCGGCGTCAGCTGGCGGGCCTCGAAGGCCTGCGCGTAGAGGAAGGGCTTCAGCGTCGAGCCGGCCTGACGCAATGCCGTCACGCCATCGACTTCGGCGGCGCCCGACAGATCGCCGCTCGAACCGACCCAGGCGAGAATCTCGCCGCTGGCGTTGTCGATGACCAGCAGCGCGCCATCCTCGACGTTCTGCCGGTTCAGGGCAGCGAGGTGGCGGCGCAGCGCGGCGCTGGCAAAACGCTGCAAATCGGCATCGAGGCTCGAGCGGATGGCCTGGCCGGGCTGCTGGAGCAGCTTGCGGGCCAGATGCGGCGCCAATTGTTCGCCGTCGCCGGACGTCGTGTCCTGCAGACCGCCGTTCAGGGCCTGTGCGGCAAAGCCTTCGAGGCCGGCGCATTCGCCGGCCCGGTCCATTTCCTGCAGCAGCTTGCAGGCGCGTTTGACGACCCGCCCCGGTGCCGCGTTCGGCGAGCGGAGCAGGGCGGCGGCCAGCGCTGCTTCGCGCTCGTCCAGGCCATGCGGCCATTTGCCGAACAACTGTCGGCTCATTGCGCCGACCCCCTGCAATTCGCCGCGGAAGCTGACCAGATTCAGGTAAGCCTCGATGATCTGCCGCTTGCTCCAGAAACTTTCAAGACGCAGCGCGGCGGCGGACTGCGAGATCTTGCCGAAAACCGAGCGACGGCCGCGTTGCTGGCGATCTTCGTCGATCAGCCCGGCCAGTTGCATGGTCAGGGTGCTGGCGCCCCGCGTCCGGCCGCCCCAGAAGTTGGTCCAGGCCGCCTTGCCGGCCGCCCGCCAGTCGATTCCCTCGTGTTCGAGAAAACGCTGGTCTTCCGACACGATGACCGCCCGAATCAGGGCCGGCGAAATCTCGGCATACGGTGTCCAGGCCAGGCGCCGCACCGTCTTGTCGAGGCGCAGACGGTGCACCGGCCGGCCGTCGCGTGCCAGCAGCATGGCTTCGGAGGCGGTGTAGGCGGCTTTGACCTCGGCCAGCCCGGGCAGCGCGCCGGCCGGCAGCGGCAGCAGCAGGCACAGCGCCAGGAGCGGCGCCAAGCCTGGGCGGAGGCCAAGAATGCCCGGCATTAGACGAGCAGCGGCGGGTCGGCCAGTTCGTTCGGGTTGTCGGCCCCGGCCGGAAAGTGTCGGGAGAGCAGGCGGGTGGCTTGCGCGATGCCCTGCAGCGCGCCCTCGCGGTAATGCCCTTGGGCAAACTGTGCAGTCATGCCGTGGCACAGCGCATCCCACTCGGCCTGTTCGACCTTCGCCGTAATGCCGCTATCGGCGACGATTTCGACCTGCCGTTCGGCGAGCAGCAGGTAAATCAGGATGCCGCTATGTTCCGCGGTATGGCCGACCCCCTGGTCGGCGAATTGCTCAATTGCCCGTTGCCGCGTGCTCAGTCCGCGCAATAGCTGGAGTAGCGACAGACGACCTTCGATGACGAAACGCAGTTCGCCGCGGTGCAGTTTTTCCGATTCGCCAATCGCCGCGGCGATGGCCGCCAGCAGGGCCGGTCCAAAACGGCGCCTGACCAGCCAGGGCGGGAGCAGCCAGTGCCGCAGAATGCGTTTAATCGTCATTTACCAACTCCCCGAGGCGCCACCGCCGCCGCCCGAACCACCACCACCGCCGAAGCCGCCGCCCCCTGAACTGCCGCCCCGCCCGCCACTGGCCAGGCCGCTGAGCAACAGATCGAGACCGAGCAAGGCGACAAAAAAGCCGATGGCCGCGCCGGCCAGTGCGCCGAGGATACTTCCGGTCAACAGCCAGCCGAGCCCCGCCGTGACGCCGCCGACGACGCCCGAGCCGAGCAGGTTGCCGAGAAAATAGCGGATGATGGCGCCGCCGACGGCAATGATCCCGAGGCCGATCAGCCAGGTGTTTTCGCCGAAGCTGTCGATATTCAGCCGGCCACCACCCGAGGCCGCACTGTTGGCGCGGGCTGTGGCGGCCGGTAGTTCTTCCCGGTCGACGGCGGCAAGGATGGCGTCGACGCCGGCGGCGATGCCGCCCGGCAGGTCGCCGGCCTTGAATTTCGGCGTAATGGTTTCGTCGATGATCCGTTTGGCGGTGGCGTCGTTGAGCACACCTTCCAGGCCGTAGCCGACTTCGATGCGCAGGCGTCGGTCATCCTTGGCGACGATCAGGATCGCCCCGTCATCGATGCCCTTGCGGCCGATCTTCCAGGCATCGAGCAGGCGAATGCCAAATTGCTCGATCGGCTCCGGCTGCGTCGTCGGCAGCACCAGGACGACGAC harbors:
- a CDS encoding TPM domain-containing protein, producing MRRLLALLALCLPALLAVAAAEAVPIPALTARVTDLTASLSAAQAGELEARLAAFEAKKGSQVVVLVLPTTQPEPIEQFGIRLLDAWKIGRKGIDDGAILIVAKDDRRLRIEVGYGLEGVLNDATAKRIIDETITPKFKAGDLPGGIAAGVDAILAAVDREELPAATARANSAASGGGRLNIDSFGENTWLIGLGIIAVGGAIIRYFLGNLLGSGVVGGVTAGLGWLLTGSILGALAGAAIGFFVALLGLDLLLSGLASGGRGGSSGGGGFGGGGGSGGGGGASGSW